DNA sequence from the Phaenicophaeus curvirostris isolate KB17595 chromosome 22, BPBGC_Pcur_1.0, whole genome shotgun sequence genome:
TTACACCCTGCTCCTATACTGGTTTCTCCTTAAAAGGGCTTGAATGGCATCTGACTTCCCTATTTCTGGCTCTGGAGACGGATTCAAGAAAATCCCACTCCATGGTGGAGGTGTTTTGTCTTGTGCTGCTCAGGCAAGCGCAGCATCAGGAGCTGAAAGCCTGCGCTCCCCTCTGAGTCACCTCCATCCTGGAATGGACACAGCTGCCATATGTACACTCAGTATGTGCTTCAGCCTGCCTGCCATGGTTTGAGATggtttttcccctttatttatGCTTCTGTCTACAACATTGTGATAGTCAAGCATGCtgctttgggtttggttttttttttgagggaaagATTGCTGCCACCTTTTACTTTGATCAGTCACGGCAGAGCTGTACACCTTGAAAATCTGCAGTCAAACTACAGAAAAAGTCACtgaaaaaagattttgaaagagTCAGCAGGGCATGTCACCTCTGACTGTCTCCCAGATGGAGATGCAACTAATTTTGTCCAAAAACCCCATGTGATTACTCAGTTGGATTCAGCGTAAGGAGTTCTGCCAGGTGCACAATTACCAACTACAACTGCTGAAGTAATTAGATTAGACACTGCCTTTGTAATATCTGCAGCCCCTTCTTGTGAGTTTCTCTAAATAGGAGCCACTGCACATGAGAGAGACTAGGACAATGCACTTAGAAAATAAATGGTGTATTTCTGTAATACAGCATTTTATGGACATCAGGAACAAACACCAAGAAACATAAAatagaagcagaagagaaaagaggagcCTGGTTACCTGCATGTATTGAAGGAGATGCAGAATTTCATTAGCTTTCTGGATAAAGTGAAAATTGAGTGATACTTCCCTTTAAGTCAGTATGCTAGAAGGCTCATAAATGATGGTAAATAGTGCCACATAAGTACTAGTTGGATGCACTTACCTAGTTGGAGATAAGAGTTTCTGTCTCTCCTGGTGGGTCTTTCTTCTGTAGAACTCAAAGATATAGGAAAGAAATCAGTATAATCGTATCAGTTTTGCAGATGATGCGGTGAAATAATTAGGATTCCTCAACATGTCAGTGGCAAAATCTTGGAGCAGAATCCAGTGTCTCAGTCCAGGGCTAGACAGGGAACAACTTTGTGGAACAATGGTAGCTTGATGTCAGTTTGGGCTTTCCAGCACACTGTTAATGGAGAGGGGTTTGGTTAGAACAGAAACGAAAGAATGAGCTGAACCTAAGCCTGACTTAGGATAGGAGTGTATTTTCTATTATGGCTCCGCTCAggatcattattttttcttcagagcaTTCCCTTACTTCAGTGATATTGAACTAATCTTTTTCTACTTTATAAATCTGtgttaaaatgttctttcagtGCTGGTCATATGAAATCAAAGCGTGTGTCATAGATAAGTGAGACGGGAAGAATGTGTGTGTACTCCACTGTGATTGAACGCTCGTTTGGTCCTTATTGCAATTCTAACTATTAATCATCAGCCATTATGTTCAAGATCCCCATCTTCAACATCCAACATAATTCATATCTATATCTTTCGATTTGTTTAATCCTGTACCTCCCCATGCTCCACTCCATCATAGCTTTCAGCCACTTGCTttgcctcctcctttccctctctcatTTCATATTTGCTTTTGTGTCAGGTGCTATATTTGAAACAACCTCTCACTTTGAAGGCAACGAAATCCTccagaaacatttctctttagAAGTGTCTGACATTGCTTTCCTACACTAACAGTGTTTCCATAGTTTTCATCCATATTCCCATGTATTTGCTGTGGAGGTTTTTAGAGGCTAATTATGAACCTTGTATTTCTCGTGAACACTGCATTTATTTGCTGAGGGCATTGgaattatttacagaaaaaagttTGCATGAGCTGGGTGAGCAGATCTAGACCTGAATCAAGGAGCATGTATGAGAACCCACAAATTTCACTGTCAAATAATGGAAGCGAAGAGGCCTAACAAGTTAGCTCAGCCTCTgaataaaaccagcaaaaatagCCATAGCGACTGAGTAACTTAAAGCcatttgacatttttttacTTCACTCAGCTATTTAGAGACAAATGCAGAAAGGATATTTTCAGAGGCGCACATGGTAGACTCTCACTGAAAATTAACAGAACGAATTCCTGAAATGGAGTTCCTTCATTATCAACCACCTTTAAAATTTTCCCAATCCACCATAGAAAGCCTGAGCTTTGCCTATGTTTCTAAATCACTTTTGTGTATTTTTGGGCCTAAATAGTAAGTTTACTGTGTTTAAGTGTTTAAACTTTCATTTCATAGCTGAGATCTGAAATGGAATACAGCCATTATTAACAATTCAGTAGGATTTTATGtagtatattttatttcatgctgTGACTTAGAgcattgaaatattttcaagacGTTATTCCAAgacaaataataatttaagaaaaaacctCCACTCCCCTCTATTCCCATTTACTCTGTTTATGATGTTTTTATGATTAAAACCTCCTACTTTACCACTACTGTTAAACTTAGACCACcccaaaaaaggcagaaaatcacTTGTGGAAGTGAGGAATTAACTTTTCCATTACAAAAAGTGAAATGATCTGAGTGTGAAGAGCCAAATCTTCATTACCGATCAACCCTTAAAATGCAGGAAAACCATGGTAATTTAAGATTTAAACTTTTGCTGCAAATATGTACATATGCAAAACTGTCTGGTGGTAATACAGGAGAGAAGGAGCTGGGACTGTTTGGCAGAGCACTTTATCAAATCAGATTGGTTATAAATTGCTGCTTTTCATCAGAATCGGTCACAGGACTTTCTTGACTTCAGAAATGTCTTGAGCTCATTGGAAAATATTCTGAGAAGAGATGGATCAATACAGTTTCTGCAAGGACTGCTCAGTCTGTAGGTATTGTTCCGTTTGTAGCTCTTCACGTgaatttcccccccttttttttttacattgtgTATGCGACCCAGTATATAACATTGACTGCTGCAAAGGCTGCTGGGAACACGGCTCTGGCATATATATCAATGGTGTCAGCATCGATGGGCTTAAAGAGGGACTTCAGACCACTCTTTTTATCCAATTTCATCAGCTGCTGCCGTTTTGTCTCTCCCgtttctatttctattgtgcCGTATGATCCAGGCAGGCCTCTGGGAATTCGGTGCTGCCTATTGGAAATGGCCAGTTCTTGGTTCACACCAGCtatggaaagggaaaacagaacaaTGGCATTCTTCACGTTTACCTgcaaaggaaagaggagaacCTATATTAGCAATTTATAGGGCAACGGTAGTGTACATCAGCCAAGCTAGCCCTAATGTACCTATGCAATCCCTGTGGAATGGTATTTATCACCTACTggggcagaatcacagaattgttagggttggaaaaaacctctaagctcatccaatCCAACCGTCTGCCCAACTCcgctgtgcctgctaaacccttTCCCAAAGTGCCTCTtccacatgttttttgaacctcttcagggatgaagactccaccacttccctgggcagtctctgccagtgctccaccactctttcagtgaagaaatttttcataaacaTCTAACTATATTCTCAAACTTTAAGATGTGCTAATCTAGCTCATGACATACTTTGTCTCTTTTATTACTCATTCTCTCTTATTCTCCATTTGCTAACTTAAATACAGCAACAGACCATGTAGGAATATGTCCTCTTTAGTGctgcaaaggcaaagaagcaCATATATTTGGTTGCTTATCATATTAACGTGACGAAAGAATTAACCAggaaactttattttcaaaagggGTATAAGAATTTGCCTTCatagcagaaaaagaacagaatgcAGGGCAATTGCTTTTGtcaaatttttcacagcattaCACTTACTGACCTCTGCACTCTGCCTTCTTGCCTTTATcttgttcttttgctttttcatgtAGTCAGCATTGAAATGTGCAAATGCATATTCCACCAGCGCAGCGAAGACAAACACATAGCAAATCCAGAAGTAAACATCCAGGGCCTTGATGGCAGATGCTCGTGGGAGAGAAGATCGGGCACTGACCATCAGTGTAGTCATCGTGAGAACGGTCGTTATACCTGCCATGTAGGATGAGAACATTCACTTTAGGTTTCACCGCAAATGCTACAGTAAGTGCATTCACCGGTCTGAAGATGAGGAGTGTTTTCACAGTAGAAGCTCCTTAATGGTGTGGCTTCTGATTTTCAAAACAGGGGAGCTTGTAAGAAACTCTGCATTTGTATGGCTAAGGCAGCTTTGAATATGTTGTCCCTGGGTTTGTTTTAGGTCGGaataagcaaaaccagaagACTTAACCCTCAAAAACTCTTTTACATCTGGATTTGCAACGCTTACTCAGGCAACCAGATCCACAAGCTTAGAGAACATTTTTCGGTCACCGTCCCAGTTCCTTCATACGGGTTCTTTCATACGTCTGCCTCATATTCACTATTGCTTTTAACCATCTATAGAgggttattttctgttctgtactGAGGCAGCTGCTGTGCTAGTGTAACAGAATTAAAACATGAAGGAGATCTTTTAAAGGACCTTCTCTGCTGCAAATTCAAACgtaatatttataaatgtaccttcatggaaaataaggatTATGAGTGAGCATAATCACAACTTCAGCGCACCCTTCCTTGCTCATTCCCCAAACTGTTTTACCTAACGACACTCTGGCAGGCACAGCAGACTGACTGATCCAGAAGGACACCCATGACATGGCCACGAGTAAGATAGAAGGAACATAAGACTGAATGATGTAAACTCCTCGATTTCGCCGAAGGTGGAAGTGGAGACTGAGCCTGGGAAACTGCCCTGCTGGAAGAAAGAGCGTACACAAAAAGATTCCAACTGGGTGAATCACAGTTAAACTGATattcaaaataacatttcctATAGTGAGAAGATGtacatttttaaacatcttttgGACATGGAtcacaaaatgcttttctgaatgTTGTTCAATTAGTCTTTATAAACCCTGCTCAAGGTACTGCAGCTCTCAGCAATGCTGCTAGCTAAGAATAGGTCAACTGATTTGTCTCAGGTCATATCAATGCcagatctgaaaataaaatcatgagTCTTCTCAAATAACACTTTTGCTTCAAAATGTGTACCGTCTTATCATCTGCTGTAGAAAGCCCTCCAGATACtaaatttagattttttaaaaggccAAGTTAATTTCAAACTCAAAAAAAAGAGCTTAGAGGAGATGTGCAGCATAAATGAGAATCTGAATACATGAAAGAGGATGAAAAATCAGCAGGAAAGAAATGACTtcagtcttttaaaaacattgcagTAAACCCAGTGATACGCATACACACCACTGACTTCTACTGGGTAGAATCAGAATGATCTGACTGTATGTCATAAGCCTCAGAACATCAGGGCTAATGGAAATTTTTCTTTATCTAAAGTTACAAATTAGGTCAAGAAAATGTGAGCTATACCTCAAGTGTTTTTTATCGAGAGCTGTCTGGGTACTCCATGCAGTATTTTGTCAAACACACAGAGCTGAAGGACACAAAATGCCTCAGTGGCTAACTGAAGGCTTGGCGAAGGTTGATATTTTTTGCAAGTGTAAGCTTAAGAAAATTCGTATCAGAAACCTGACCAATTCTTAAATTAAGTACTTAAAGAAGAGGGATTTTCTATTATAGATACAGAAGGCTTCCCTGTGCAGGAAAAAGCCAGATACTGATCCTGAATTGAAGACAGATCCTGTTACCGGATTTGAAGTTCATCATTTCTGTTGTGAACTGGTAACTGGTGATTGTGAACTGAGCGAGCTGCAGCTTATCCAGCCCATGGATCTCGTCTTGGTTTTCTGACCAGTGGTAGACAATGTCCTCTGAAGAATAGCCATCTGCCAAAAGAAAGCTGAATAAACACAAAgtctgaggaagaaattaagAACTTAGAGGACTATTGTGGACACGCTGATTTTCACTGGTCCCATTGCAAACACGCTGTGATTCAGACTGGATAATTCACTGTCCTGGCAACACCAGTGTTGCCAGTGTCACACTGGGGTAGCTTTCCAACAGGGAGAGTCATCCCAGTTGATTCACACTGGAACAATGCACTCCACTGTCAGGAGAAGTTATCTCTCAAAAAGCTCATTTGCATCCTCCCTTCAAGGAGAATAGCTGTTCCTGTAGCACTCAGACTATCCTGCCTCCCCCTGAACTGCGCTGGGGTCTCAGAGTCACAGGAACTTCtatttgtaaaagaaaataaccacTAAATCTAATCTATCAAGTCCTGTCCTACTGCAGACTGATCAGAGTGTAATTCTGAACTCCAAAACTATCTCCAGGTTCACACATTAATTTTATGAGATCAGTACTTCTGATAGCAGTCAGGAAGTGTCAGGGAAACCGATTTCCTTCATTGGGGATTCCCTCAGTGTCCTCAAAAAGTATGTGTCCAGTTGGCTCTATCTCCCCTTACAAGCCTTGTGGTACTTTACAGACACTACACTGAAGTAGAATGCGCAGCCAAATTGTTCTGTCAgttcccctcctaacagctttTGAACTTGCTCAGTGTTTTCAGACCAAAGTGACAGAATGGTAAAGGTTTCAGAGATGTTTAGACTCCTGAAAGTTTTGTAAGAAATGGTGTGGAGAGAACAGAAAATCAAATTTGTGCATCCAGTTAGAGCACAGCAGCGTAACTCAGACCCACACCCACGCTCGGATCCACCAGCTGGTTTGCCAGCCACCAGGTCCATCTGTCTGTTAAGGGCAGTTTGGCATGGGGGCAGCTGGGAGATCCTGCTAGGGAGAAGCGCAGGGATCCGGGGACAGGAGAGAAGAGGGGATGTGTATGGAGGGATTTATGTAATGTGCAAACCATAGGCAATCAATCTGTGCTACTTTAGCTAGCTACTTTTACTACAACTTACTGCTACACCATTTGTTTACTTAAAGAGGTTTTATTCCTATGTGTTTGTTTTACTGAAATCAAACCCCTcaaattccattaaaaaattCAGCCCCCACCAAAACTCCCTGCTGAACTCGCTGGGAGAGGGAACACGTTGCTGGTTCTCTGTGCTGGATTGCTGTTCActgcctgctgcctctgcatttGGCGATTACATAACTAAAACTGTAGACTGCTATTTTTGACAGGATAACATGGTATTGTGGTTAATTGCCTAGAAGACAAAGTCAGcgctaaaaaagaaaaagagaaacttgTGCCAACAGGCCAGTGGGTCTGCTCAGAAACTGCTGTTCACAAACCCTGGGAACCCTCAGCACCTGAAGGGTGCTTGATATAAAACCCACAAAAGGCCAGATTCGTTGCCATCAGTTGGTTGGCCCCTGCTTGTGCCGGGTGAGATTCATTTAGAAGTATTAATGCTCCTGGGAACTACATGCTGATGATCgataaaatacagcaaatggAGTACCAGAGGTGCAGGCtttacacagaagacagatggTATGAAACACTATACTCAGCCCTTACAGCTCTCCAAATCCAACATGCATTCTTGCTCGTCCATTGGATACTTGGAAAGGTCCATGTCACAGGCCACTGTTGAGGTAATCCTGTTCCAATAATGTGAACAACAGTTAGTTGCATTCAGACAGAGCCTTTTCCTCAGAACTCAACAACTAAATGGAAAATTTGAAACCTTAATACAGGAAACTGTCTTCAGTGTCCCTATGGCTGTTGTCTTTACTAAGGCTGTGGGAATCCTAAATGGGGGGGAGTTGAAGAAAGGTCAAATAACTTACCTAATGTCAGAGGATGCTTCAGCTACTTCTGCTGAAAAGGACTTTTCTGAGTCAAATCTACTCCCTTCCACTGTCCCAAAGTTCACCAATGCCTTAAAGGTGGGTTTGGACTTAGGATTTCCTAGGTGCATACTCATTAATTTTTAGAACATTACACAATGGGCTTTAAACATAGTTACTGAGTGCTAGCTCTTCCAAAGTGAGGGAACAATTCTTGCTCTGAAAGATGGGGAGTTGAGCCTAAATCAGGCTCTTTGCCTGAATCTTTGCTCTATATTAGGCATAgaataaaatcattaaggttggaaaagacctctgagatcatcaattccaaccatcagcccatgCACCTCCTTGCCTGGTGACTAAATAGTAGTGAGATGTTTATCTGCCATTAAGGGCATTTTGAAAATGATCAGTGGTTATGCAATAGGAGATTTATTAGTGTTGCAAAGACACCTTCCTGGCAGTGAAATCCTTGTAAAGCAAAGGGCTGCCTGACAGGAGTTGCCAGTaccattttccattttattttaggaaacCATCTTAGGAAAACTGAGTGATTATCTGTTCAAGAAGTTAATATGTGATAGAGCATACTTGCACTCTTTTTGACGCACCTGATGCTGTATAAAATGACTCCATCTGGCTGGAGCCTGATAAGTTTGTTTTCCACAGTCACATCATGGAACCAGGCAGACTTGGCATTTACTATGAAAGTATCTGGCAGCCAGAGCTTGTCCACAAACCGGCTGTCTAAGCCCAAAGTTTCGTTGGTGTGATTGTAAGACAGACGGTCATCTCGCCAGCTCTGGTGCAAAAATACGGTCATGGTATATTCCTGCCATGAGAGAAATCTGATTAAAAAGCGATGCTAAATAAACACAATGATAACACCTTGGGACTTGGTAGAAAATCCTTGTATTGGCCTAGAAATGCCTTAACTGTTCCCTGTgcaaataagtatttttatacTCAGTCAACCATAGAACTGCCcaagcatttaatttctgtcGTGTGCTTCTACTATGGCTAAACCCAAGATATCAAAAAGTGGTTCAATATCAGTGTTATTAATAATGTGTTGTTAGAGATGCatatgttttaatgaaaaaaacccagtataTTTACCTCCATAAGTACAACTTTTGGTTTTGGAGgtgttttaaagcaaaactaaaaaatcAGGTGAAGTTATGGAACTGTAATGAAGGGAAAGAATGGAGGGTAAgtcagtgttttggttttaaaattacaCCTATTATGTTTCATAAGTTCAGTTAATACTTGTTTATGTGACTTGTAATCTGTTACACCCCACTGCTTTATCGAAAGGTCTTTGCAGAAGGACAGAGGAGCATCTCACAACCAATCATTTCCTTAGCTTCTTTTTGCAAGTATCTGTGGTGAAAAGGAATTTAAACAGACATTGGTGTTCATGCTTAAAATTAGGCTTTCAGTTAGTAAGTGCTGCACAGGGCGTCCTTCCTAAGAGTGGTAAGAAATCTCAGTGACTTATACACAGCTTGGTTCCTCTCAGCCAGAGGAGCCTCTGTCTATGGCTTCAAATACAATGTTTGCTCTTTGCAGTATCTTCTTGAGGCAGTGTCTCCGCCCAAACATGTTGGTGATCAACTGTCCCTCTATGTGGTCAGTTTTCTACCCTTTCTGCAGTGCATCCACTCACAACTGGGGAGGTTTAATGGTTACGTACCATGTTCACTTCAGAGATGTGGTCAATGCTGGCTACTTCAATCGCAAGAGCAACATTAACAGGAGGacctgagaaaaaaatgtttgattgGTGTAATTTACATCATGATAGTGcctagaaaaatataaatgaccCAAGATTTAATTCTTTCATACAAAGTGATTTCATAAATGTGTTTTCCATGATAAAATACACCTCCCATGTAAAATCTACCTTAGAGCAAGAGATTTAAATCCATCACAGATTGCATCCTCAGTTGCCAAGAGAACACCTGGCTTCAGTGATAAAGGGCATGAGATACAATCACAACTACTGAAAATTGTGGAATCTCTTCTGGAAACCACATCATCTCCTTTCAGACAGCCTGACTTCAAGCAAATGCATAGATTATTATTAATGTAATCCAGAATTCCTTCAACTGAGAAGTTAAGAACTCTACCAGCAAGAAGACTGAGAAGACTGTTGCTAACTCTGCTGAAGTCTTTTTTTCAAGATAAAGCAAATAATTGATTGTTATTATTTATAGTATCCAAGTCATAGACACCCATAACCTTTTAATCATGTAGAAAATAAAGTTTGTGTAAACATCAGAGTAGAAGGATtgtaagaaacagaagagacatTACTCTTAAAGCCTCACCTCCAATCCCAGGCCTGAAATTACGTGCATACCCTTTCATCAAATCATCCAGGTTGGGTAACCAGGATATTTCGATGTTGGAGCCTATGTAATCACCAATGTCATTCATAGCTCTAGGTAAAGAGAATAAGTATCTTTTAAAGCACATTTACaaatagaaaaagaacagaagcgGAAGACATTGGCTTAATGTTAATCAGCCACATTAATAATTTAGTAGAATAATAGTGTATATAGGCAGAACCATTTCAGACATTCCTGTTTAAATCAAAACATATTTCAGGCAAGACTGTGGCCTCTTTCTGAAATACAAACACAtgctttttaaagattttttgctttttctaaaaaagaaaagaaggcaggaaaaaaagagatttagaaATGTAAAGAAAGCATGAGGGAAACCAAGATTCTTTGTATACTGCATAAAATGCATCTGTGGATGCTGAAATGCAGCGCTCTGGAGACAGCAGCTGTGACAGCTCCCAGTACCACTATGGAAGAGCTGAGATCAATAAGGCTGGTGCATTGTCAGATGTGAtgggaaaacagtaaaaattacaCAGCTGAAATTTGGATTTAACATCTTCGATACTGTGAAAAGCACCATTGGGCCTCAGAAACATGAAAAGCAATGCTAACAGAAGGTGTACAAACACCTGAAAACTGCAAAGATATGGTGAAAAAGGAGATCTCACTTAAGAAGGGAACAGCTGAAAGCACAGAAGCACCCAAGGGGGCATCCCCACAGCCCCAACCTGGcacagagctcagcagcagcgGGATTTGGTGCTGGAACTCAGGAGGTGCTTTCCATGGCCCCCAGAAGCCCCAGTAGTTCTCCCTTATTCTGAGCCAAAGAGGTGTCTGTCTACAGTCCAGATGACTCGTGAGGCTCCAGAAACCTTGAGAGGGGCCCGTGGTTCTGCAGTGCAAGGAGCTGCTCATCGTGGTGAGCCTGAAGGACTGGACCATTGGCCTGGAACCTGAGGTGCGCTCCATGATCGTAGAAATGCAGGGGTAAGAGCCTTGGCTATGGTCCAGGATTTGGGGCTGTTCCTCTCCATGGTCTTGAGCAGTAAGTTAGGTACTCATAGCACCGAAATGTCTCTGCTCCCCCTTCCCAGGTGCCGCTGAGTTTGGGGCATATGGGGATGGTTCTGCCATGCTGGGAGGGCTCCAGCTCACCTGCCACTTGCCAGAATCAGGCAGCTTGAGTGTTTGGCCACCTGTGTGCTCAGGTCAGGAGTGGGGGATGACGTGACACACACATCCTCTTGTAGGCACTTGTAGGGCCTGAGTGAGCCACCACAAAGGTAGCTGCCAGAAGCCACCACTCCCCACCCCGATTTTGTCTGGGAGGCGATGCGCTGCTGTCATATCTGCGCAGCGTGCCACAGCCCCTCTCTCAGGAGCTGACACAGGCTGCTTTCTCATCCAGCTAAGCTCCCTGAAAGCATCAGCAGAGTTTCTTGTTGCCACTTCCCACCACCCTGCAGATGCCACCCCTCGGCCCTCCCAGTACAAGCAGTTATGTGGATATTCCATAATCTCTTACAAACAAAGGCAAGCTTATATTGCCTTCATTAACTGTTTAAACTGAACTGGCAGACTTCATTTGAAGCATTTCTGTGCCTGCTTCCGCAATTCCTGTTGCCAGCTCTGTGACTGATGTGGCAGCAATAGATAAATGAAGGACTCTGACAGCGTCTGCCACAACTATttgccaagaaaaaaattgccagtGGTTTGAGAGGGCCTGTGTCTGAATGGAAGTACTACAGCAAAACTGTCTGAGCATCTTCCaatgagaaggatgttgaggctctggagtgagtccagagaagagcaacgaagctggtgaggggctggagaacaggccttatgaggagcggctgagagagctgggggtgtttagcctggagaagaggaggctgaggggagacctcatggctctctacaactccctgaaaggagattgtggagaggagggagctgggctcttctcccaagtgacaggggacaggacgagagggaatggcctcaagctccaccaggggagatttaggctggacattaggaaaaaatttttcacagaaagggtcattggtccctgtccgaggctgcccagggagggggttgagtcaccttccctggaggggtttaagggacgggtggacgaggtgctgagggacatggtttagtgtttgataggaatggttggactcgatgatccagtgggtctcttccaacctggttattctatgattctatgaaatctggcATTTAAGAGATATACATCACTAGTGACAGCAGAGAAACTCATTAAACATCAACGAAAGGCTGCAGAGTAAAATACTATAAACATATTCCACGTTGGTACTTACATAACTTAGCGTGTTCATGCAACATTGACCCACATAAAACACACAggtttttctctccaaaatcCACCAGCGTAGGCATTCCACTCAGCACATGCGGTTACTGCCAGCACAGTATCTTACAGTAACCAACTCTTCTTCTCACAAgggactgaaagaaaaatcttccatTGTCCCGGTCATAAAATCATTGCTTCAGATGTATGGAGTCAATTATACAAGGAAGGAGTTCAGGGATTACAATGTATAATTCTAAATTCAGCAGAGACACTGAAAACTCACGTTAGCCAAGCTGTCAAAGCTTAAGTGACCTTAAAGCATAGGGACACCGCTCCAAAGGTAAACCTCCTGGTTCACAGCAAATTGGTAAAGTTGGGGATTTCTATTAAATTGCATTTAGAATGTTTCCTTGCCATG
Encoded proteins:
- the GABRD gene encoding gamma-aminobutyric acid receptor subunit delta isoform X1 translates to MEFLTWVLPALVLLCTQQHRCIRAMNDIGDYIGSNIEISWLPNLDDLMKGYARNFRPGIGGPPVNVALAIEVASIDHISEVNMEYTMTVFLHQSWRDDRLSYNHTNETLGLDSRFVDKLWLPDTFIVNAKSAWFHDVTVENKLIRLQPDGVILYSIRITSTVACDMDLSKYPMDEQECMLDLESYGYSSEDIVYHWSENQDEIHGLDKLQLAQFTITSYQFTTEMMNFKSAGQFPRLSLHFHLRRNRGVYIIQSYVPSILLVAMSWVSFWISQSAVPARVSLGITTVLTMTTLMVSARSSLPRASAIKALDVYFWICYVFVFAALVEYAFAHFNADYMKKQKNKIKARRQSAEVNVKNAIVLFSLSIAGVNQELAISNRQHRIPRGLPGSYGTIEIETGETKRQQLMKLDKKSGLKSLFKPIDADTIDIYARAVFPAAFAAVNVIYWVAYTM
- the GABRD gene encoding gamma-aminobutyric acid receptor subunit delta isoform X2 — its product is MEFLTWVLPALVLLCTQQHRCIRAMNDIGDYIGSNIEISWLPNLDDLMKGYARNFRPGIGGPPVNVALAIEVASIDHISEVNMEYTMTVFLHQSWRDDRLSYNHTNETLGLDSRFVDKLWLPDTFIVNAKSAWFHDVTVENKLIRLQPDGVILYSIRITSTVACDMDLSKYPMDEQECMLDLESYGYSSEDIVYHWSENQDEIHGLDKLQLAQFTITSYQFTTEMMNFKSGQFPRLSLHFHLRRNRGVYIIQSYVPSILLVAMSWVSFWISQSAVPARVSLGITTVLTMTTLMVSARSSLPRASAIKALDVYFWICYVFVFAALVEYAFAHFNADYMKKQKNKIKARRQSAEVNVKNAIVLFSLSIAGVNQELAISNRQHRIPRGLPGSYGTIEIETGETKRQQLMKLDKKSGLKSLFKPIDADTIDIYARAVFPAAFAAVNVIYWVAYTM